In one Butyrivibrio proteoclasticus B316 genomic region, the following are encoded:
- a CDS encoding OmpA/MotB family protein — protein MAKKPEEIKPGLPAWQGTFGDLMNLLLCFFVLLFSMASMDAAKFEEVAASFSSAFSIFSGGEMAIGKGALIGDGVSQLTELSSYITSMGLAQAGDDADEERDAVGEMDQKELMEAAEEEQLEASQKLAEKIQAELEEGDIEDVVSLNYTSQFVQLTIQGSILFDSGKVEIKSDAIPVIDKVGQILESYAGGTVDIEGHTDNVPMSSGGKYANNDELSSGRALAVFNYLVENTTLDPANLIHTGRGEYDPIADNSTDEGRSRNRRVEIKIYNPLSSSY, from the coding sequence ATGGCAAAGAAACCGGAAGAAATAAAACCTGGATTGCCGGCCTGGCAGGGTACATTCGGCGACCTGATGAATCTGCTTCTTTGTTTCTTCGTTTTGCTTTTCTCAATGGCCAGTATGGATGCAGCCAAATTTGAAGAGGTTGCAGCATCCTTCAGTTCAGCTTTCAGCATCTTTTCAGGTGGCGAGATGGCTATAGGAAAAGGAGCTCTGATAGGCGATGGTGTATCGCAGCTTACTGAATTATCTTCCTACATCACTTCAATGGGACTTGCTCAGGCAGGTGATGATGCAGATGAAGAAAGAGATGCAGTTGGAGAGATGGATCAAAAAGAGCTGATGGAGGCGGCGGAAGAAGAACAGCTTGAAGCTTCACAAAAGCTTGCTGAGAAAATACAGGCAGAGCTTGAAGAAGGAGATATAGAGGACGTGGTTTCTCTGAATTATACGAGCCAGTTTGTACAGCTTACTATTCAGGGTTCAATATTGTTTGATTCAGGTAAAGTTGAAATAAAATCTGATGCGATTCCTGTAATTGATAAGGTTGGACAGATTCTTGAATCCTATGCCGGAGGAACTGTTGATATAGAGGGACATACAGATAATGTTCCTATGTCGTCCGGAGGAAAATACGCTAATAACGATGAGCTCAGCTCGGGGAGAGCGCTGGCAGTATTTAATTATCTGGTAGAGAATACAACGCTTGATCCTGCAAACCTTATCCATACCGGAAGAGGTGAGTACGATCCCATAGCAGATAACTCCACAGATGAAGGCAGATCCAGAAACAGACGAGTAGAGATTAAGATCTATAATCCACTTAGTTCATCATATTAA
- the fliY gene encoding flagellar motor switch phosphatase FliY produces the protein MDGMLSQDEINALLAGMDTSGGDAGGDAPADAPAADDASAAPVGGGSIDESLLTDSEKDAIGEVANISMGSSATTLYSLVNQKVNITTPQVELANWEHVIDNYERPCVFIQIKYTVGLDGTNILILKEHDVMVITDLMMGGDGTNTEGEIGELQLSAISEAMNQMMGAAATSLSTMINQKVDISPPQATLLDMINDDPSDIAEFLTGTFVRISFKMQVGDLVDSTLMQLYPIDFAKTLKDTVITGDSGGGDSAPAPEPAPAPAPTPPPAAGPMPDAAGMPQMDPNMMAGGMPQMGMGMGMPQMGMPMQMMPQMMNMNIQPAQFQNFAGGTTIMAGGENIGIIKDVPLEVTVELGRTAKPIADILDFAPGTIIELDKVAGEPVDVLVNGKFVAKGEVVVIEESFGVRVTEIVQ, from the coding sequence ATGGATGGAATGTTATCACAAGATGAAATTAATGCTTTGCTAGCCGGAATGGATACTTCAGGCGGTGACGCCGGCGGGGATGCTCCTGCTGATGCACCGGCAGCTGATGACGCCTCTGCTGCTCCTGTTGGGGGTGGCTCTATAGATGAATCTCTTTTGACGGATTCAGAAAAAGATGCGATTGGTGAGGTTGCCAATATCAGTATGGGATCATCAGCAACTACGCTGTATTCCCTGGTTAATCAGAAGGTTAATATTACTACTCCTCAGGTTGAACTTGCAAACTGGGAGCATGTAATTGATAACTATGAAAGACCTTGTGTATTTATCCAGATCAAGTACACAGTTGGTCTTGATGGAACTAACATCCTTATCCTCAAGGAACACGATGTTATGGTTATCACCGACCTTATGATGGGCGGTGATGGTACAAATACAGAGGGTGAGATCGGTGAACTGCAGTTGTCAGCTATTTCTGAGGCTATGAACCAGATGATGGGTGCTGCAGCGACATCTCTTTCTACAATGATCAATCAAAAGGTAGATATCAGCCCGCCACAGGCGACGCTTCTTGATATGATCAATGATGATCCTTCTGACATCGCAGAATTCCTGACGGGAACCTTCGTAAGGATTTCTTTCAAGATGCAGGTCGGAGATCTTGTGGATTCAACTCTTATGCAGCTGTATCCTATAGATTTTGCCAAGACTTTGAAGGATACAGTTATTACCGGTGATAGTGGCGGCGGAGATTCTGCACCTGCTCCTGAACCGGCACCGGCGCCGGCACCTACGCCACCTCCAGCAGCCGGTCCTATGCCTGATGCAGCAGGAATGCCTCAGATGGACCCGAATATGATGGCTGGTGGAATGCCTCAGATGGGTATGGGCATGGGAATGCCTCAAATGGGCATGCCTATGCAGATGATGCCGCAGATGATGAATATGAATATTCAGCCGGCTCAGTTCCAGAATTTTGCCGGTGGAACAACCATCATGGCAGGCGGCGAGAATATAGGTATCATCAAGGATGTTCCTCTTGAAGTTACTGTTGAGCTCGGAAGAACAGCCAAGCCTATTGCAGATATTCTCGATTTTGCTCCTGGCACTATCAT
- the fliM gene encoding flagellar motor switch protein FliM yields MSEVLSQNEIDSLLAALSTGELDVDQMQAADEKKVKDYDFKRPAKFSKEHLRTLEMIYEHYGRLLSTTLPLYLRKNVQVSVANSETVTYSEFSNALSNPVILGVINFLPLQGTIILELQANIGFSFIDRMLGGEGGTLDKPRPFTDIEMPLIEKLVTICMQLMVEPWQNVVAINPVMERIETNPQFAQVISPTDMIAIVTLNIKIGDTEGLMNVCLPYFTLESVMDKLNTKFWFSTMQKNADEDYEDTLESMVKRVDVPVKAILGKCNVSVSDFVHLQAGDIIRLDNRVNTDMQVYVGNIFKFTALPGTAKDKYAVRITSVVREEDE; encoded by the coding sequence TTGAGTGAAGTCCTGTCACAAAACGAAATAGATAGTCTGCTGGCAGCACTCAGTACAGGTGAGCTGGATGTAGATCAAATGCAGGCGGCTGACGAAAAGAAAGTCAAAGATTATGACTTCAAACGTCCTGCCAAGTTCTCCAAAGAGCATCTACGAACTCTTGAGATGATCTACGAACATTATGGAAGACTTTTGTCGACAACGCTTCCCTTGTACCTGCGTAAGAATGTACAGGTTTCGGTTGCTAACTCGGAGACAGTTACTTATTCGGAGTTTAGTAATGCGTTGTCTAACCCTGTTATTCTTGGAGTTATTAATTTCCTGCCACTTCAGGGAACTATAATTCTGGAATTACAGGCCAATATTGGTTTTTCCTTTATTGACAGAATGCTTGGAGGTGAAGGGGGAACTCTTGATAAGCCCAGACCCTTTACTGACATTGAGATGCCACTTATAGAAAAGCTTGTCACCATCTGTATGCAGCTGATGGTTGAACCTTGGCAGAACGTTGTAGCTATCAATCCTGTTATGGAAAGAATTGAGACAAACCCGCAGTTTGCTCAGGTTATTTCTCCGACAGATATGATCGCTATTGTAACTCTTAATATCAAGATTGGTGATACGGAAGGTCTTATGAATGTCTGTCTTCCTTACTTCACACTTGAGTCTGTCATGGATAAGCTCAATACCAAGTTCTGGTTCTCGACTATGCAGAAAAATGCAGATGAGGATTATGAGGACACACTTGAGAGCATGGTTAAAAGAGTTGATGTTCCCGTCAAAGCCATTCTTGGTAAGTGCAATGTCTCAGTAAGCGATTTTGTTCATTTGCAGGCAGGGGACATTATAAGGCTTGATAACAGAGTAAATACAGATATGCAGGTATATGTAGGAAATATTTTCAAGTTTACTGCACTGCCTGGTACTGCCAAAGATAAATATGCCGTAAGAATAACTTCGGTTGTAAGAGAGGAGGACGAGTAG
- a CDS encoding flagellar basal body-associated FliL family protein: MKKNLLSIIILALLVVNIGMTAFMMLSVMTTNSQTAKLISDIAAALELEANGGNTGGFSGSASGNVGVSNIATFGFTGDDQLTINLKPGSDGKAHYMLVEVVFSMNTASADYATLGTSESLAGMRELIKGKVTNTLSSYTIEELQADDGPAKEKILEEVQELYNSNFIYDVTFSSVLYQ, translated from the coding sequence ATGAAAAAGAATTTGTTATCAATCATTATTCTGGCACTTCTTGTTGTGAATATTGGCATGACAGCCTTTATGATGCTAAGTGTTATGACTACCAATTCACAGACAGCCAAACTTATCTCTGATATAGCGGCAGCTCTTGAGCTTGAAGCTAATGGCGGTAATACAGGTGGATTCTCTGGATCAGCTTCAGGAAACGTTGGAGTTTCCAATATTGCTACCTTTGGTTTTACCGGAGATGATCAGCTTACGATCAACTTAAAGCCAGGATCTGATGGTAAGGCCCACTACATGCTGGTTGAAGTTGTATTTTCTATGAACACTGCAAGTGCAGACTATGCGACACTTGGAACTTCTGAGTCTCTTGCGGGCATGAGAGAACTTATCAAAGGTAAAGTCACCAATACACTTTCTTCATATACCATCGAAGAACTACAGGCAGATGATGGTCCTGCCAAAGAAAAGATTCTTGAAGAGGTTCAGGAACTCTACAACTCGAACTTTATTTATGATGTAACATTCTCAAGCGTTCTGTATCAGTAA